The Biomphalaria glabrata chromosome 6, xgBioGlab47.1, whole genome shotgun sequence genomic interval TGTGAACCTAAAAAAAATTGGACGCTCAATGGGTTGTTCTCAGACATGTTCTTCTAAGTAGCATCTTAGTAGCGGTGACTTTAGGTCTCAAATTAGTTTTTCTCAAAGTATTAgtttcagcaaaaaaaaaaatgtgatgggcccaaaactaaaaagaaacGTGATCTGCACAAAATAAAGAGTTTAAAAAGGCAATAAATCCATTTATATCCCTTTTCGTACAGAGGGCTGTATACACTTCCGACTCGCAATCTTTAGTAACACTAGTAACAgccttactagatctagatcttaatgtTAACAATCACCGATGGAAAGCAAACACTTTCCATTCTCTAAAGCAATTATGGTCAAACATTTTCTGCCAGGCTGGACTGGATACCATAAAAAATTCAACTCATTTTTGTTTTCGTAGTTTTTGACAATTACATGCCGGTTTCCTTCGATATGGACTACGATCTACACTGCTAGTAGGAATCGCGTCATCATTTGCAGATATGGCCAGCGGGCCAAAAGTTAGGAATCGCTGACTGAGTCTAAATTACTCTAAAACCAAACGCTCTGGGATAGATAGAGTACTTATGTCATATAAAAGTTACATCTACTATATAGATAGAAACAGACCTgctataattagatctagatcttgatttagttctaggttgtttttttttttaacaattagatctagatctagagtaaacctaaatatttttttccatagTTATTTGTTTATGATCACTTGCTAATATCCGGACCTTGTCTACACTTTGTGTTTATCTTCTAAAAAAGTAACTTCCGAACAGAATAATTGTTTCCTGAAAAAGGAATGaattttttgttgtcttttgaAGCATTTTCCTAATGATACTATCGAATCTATCAGATGATGTCTGGGAAAACCCGATGGTGCGGCGCCACAGGACGTGTAGTTTCAATCAAGACATTGAACGCCATGACGTATTCTGTTGACGACCTTGGATACGGTACACCCTGGATACCGCAACATTACATGAAGAAGGGTTGTCGTCCCGAAAAAAAAACCATTCTCCGCCGCTCCTGAACGGCTAAAGTATGAGAGAGATCGTACATATTCAGTGCGGGCAGTGCGGGAACCAGGTACGTACCAAAAGCAGTAGATAAAAAGGTGTTTTTAAGGGTAAAAAATGTCCATCTTGAAGAAAGAATGGGTGGGTTAAAATGGTGGATAgtccagatctagattagacCTAGATGATCTAGGTCAAAGAAACTATGTCGATTGTACTAattgtagactagatctagatctaacaatagGCCAACccaatctagatcttgatctagacaCTAGATTTACGTGTTGGTAGCTCTAGTCTGGATGTATAACTAAAAccaagtagatctacatcatctAGCAACCatgtagaatctagagttagctAGAATTTAGTGAACACTTTTAGATTTATTACCTTtacttatcccttagtctgttggatcgttggggcaTCATGTAaaatttgtcgaccgtctttctccatctttttctttctgtctttagcGTTAGTTAGATCTACTCTAGAACCTATAAAAagtctttcaatggcaggcccgtccattcctttattcttatctagatctataagatcTGAAAACGTTAAAATTGTgtagattctaattctagatctattctcaccaagatttagatctacattctattCAAAATCtataatagatatagatctagatctattctagattatAGACGTTTGCTACTCTAAAGataagactctagatctacgactctaaatagatctaatctagaataaAACTCCTGTTCATAATGaaatattagatttagattttaaagaaagttttatGGAGATCTTTATAGATCAATAACTATATTCTATTCTTATATACACTAGAATCTACATCTAATGAATTGCTTTAGATTGAGAAACCTATTCACGACTTATGTTCATAACATTTTTGGGTTTGCCTGTGTTTGAATAGCACGCATAAAACCAAGCGGTGCGGTCTACGGAAGTGACGATCAAGTCTTGTAACGTgggaaaactagatctagaaagttgatcttgaatctagattattcACATTATTTAACATAgccttagatctagaattatttaGATTACATAgccttagatctagaattatttaGATTAATACTTGACCTAcaaatctataatctagtctaaatataaaaacatgtcTATTATATTAGTAAAATTAGACCTAGGTCTAGATTTCTAATCTGGACGTAGGTCACATATCACATAGGCCTAGGccccagatctagatttagagtctagatctagatcttaatgtGACCTTTCTTATACTATATTaagtcaatatagatctacaataagGTATATTTGTATTGTACCGTAAGTAAAAGAATAAGCATTGAATAGTCAATTAGTTTAAATCTAGAGGAACTCTTTTTGACTAAGCTGCAAATGCTATGTGTGCTCTGAGATTGTGTGAGATTATCATCATCTCATTGGAAATAGTTCAGTGTCTATTTAACACTCACTCTGGTGAATATGGTGTGCATAGGAATTTGGGAAACAACACGAGGCGTTTCCTCACTTGTCAAATTATTGTCACCCGCTTCCTTTTCCGGTTTAATCCTATTAACATGCATTATTAGTGGTTCAATCTACAGCGTATCTCTTTacctattttctttttactagaGTTTAGTTTTTATGGACACAAAGCAAGAAGTAATTTTTGTTCATTCCAATAATTTTGAACcagggccaaaaaaaaaaaaacaaacaaaaacaacaacaatttgaACACTGTTTAGTAGTACATAAGTCAAAGTAGGGCAATGGCTTCCTCCCCCTCCATCACTCACCCTGGTTTCATGGAGAAGTCGTAGCAATCTGTGAAATGATGAATGAGTCTTGCAGACGTTATCTCCACTCATTGTCCTGTCCTTAACCTCGTCTTGACAAATGGCTGTGATTGGTCCAGATAGTCAGCTGATTGTAATCAATTTAAATACCCTCGCTCACCCACTCTCTATAGCGATTCCCCCTTATCTGCAGTTTTTGTGCTAAAGATAGAAATGGCCTCTCAAGATATGTTGACTCCCTTGCTGACATTTCTAACGGTCATTACTTATCAAATTAGTCTTTAATTGCCAGTGAATCTTTGCCTTGTATCTTGCTGGCTGATAAATTATTGTTGCTCGTACACGGGCGACATTGACGTGTcgtaccccccccctccccacgtCTCTTGAATTTAAGCACGCTTCCACCATATCGACTTAATATGAGGTAACAATACTCTCACTGTATCTATAGCACACTCATAAATATAGTTCAACGTGGAAGCAAGATAAAAACAATGTATAGGTGTATAACTGCATTTTGCCCGCTATTGCAGCACTTGAAAATAGGAATAAGACAGAAACAAATCACGTACAAGAAGTGGTCATAGGGGTGGTGAATAGGGGTGATATTGTTTCTTCTAAAGCTGATTGCATATTTTAATGTgctgtattttttaaactaattttacttccaacattattatttgttaacaTGCTGcaaaacttttctttattttgcccCATGTTAATATTGCTTCCTATTGACATGGAACATTTTGTTAAACTTTTTGATTCTTTTCAGTTGAAGTTCAGATGGACTAaagaacaatttttaaaaaaaaattaaattaaaatagaagTCATCCTAAATGATTTTTTGTGTCAGAAATTATTAATATTCTGATAGGGACTTAAGTTTACAGTCTGGGTTGTTCGGGCGTGCGTGTCTGAGTAAAGAATAACTTTATTTTCCGCTTGCCCAGTCTGTATGTTTATGAGATCGACAGGcttgtattgttttcttttcagataGGTGCCAAATTTTGGGAGGTTCTGTCAGACGAACATGGCATTGACCCAACAGGCACATATCATGGGGATTCAGACCTGCAACTTGAGCGAATCAATGTCTACTTCAATGAGGCTACTGGAGGCAAATACGTCCCCAGGGCAGTGCTGGTGGACCTCGAGCCTGGTACAATGGACAGTGTCAGATCAGGACCTTTCGGACAGGTAGAGCTCTTCAGCTAGAGTTGTTTTGGAAGGATAGTCTTCGTGGCACATATGATCCTAATTAAAATGTAACAATTAGGGAAAGTAGTCATCTTTTAAAAGTATAATGCCCCGCTTTATAAAAGACAAGATTTAGTGACTCTTCCCTTTTCTCAAGATAGGAACTTCTAGGTTAACTAGAACTAGCCACCAACAACTTCTAGATTAACTAGCCACAAACAACTTCTAGGTTAACTAGCCACAAACAACTTCTAGGTTAACTAGCCACCAACAACTTCTAGATTAACTAGCCATAAACAACTTCTAGGTTAACTAGCCACAAACAACTTCTAGGTTAACTAGCCACAAACAACTTCTAGGTTAACTAGCCACGAAAAAGAGTGGCAGTCCATCAATGatatcttttctctctctatagttcgtccatcgtggttcgatgatggcAACATTTGTCATCCAGTGGGCATAGGGCTTTGAACtagggttttgtgcctcctcaagTGGCTGGTGTTCTTTTTTCTAAAGCGTAATTCAATAGCAAACATATATTTGTAATGTAAAAGTAGCGATCGATTATGTTGAAAATGAAGTGACAACAGAGCGAAGCCACACTGTGTACAAATCCACTATGAACCTTTCATCTCCTTCTCAATGTGTTCACATTTCCAAAGGGATAAAGAAAACTGAACTCtgactttattttttcaacatttttagtTAGGACTTGAGCTCGAAATTTTCATCTCCAATATTTCCAATGAAAAAGTGAAATTAAAGTTTTGGACTAGCTATTATATGCTCATGCCTTTGACATTaacaaacgttttttttttttaattgtatataattttttcttttagataGTTCtttttagaatagaatagtACAAAATAAGTGGTCACATTATATCTGTATTGCCTTTATTTCTGCAAACACTCTTCTCCCAGCTGAGAAATTCCATTAAAAACAATCTTCTCCCAGCTGAGAAATTCCTTTAAAGTGAAACGTTTGAAGAGACACCACGTGATGGTGTAAACTCAAACACTGAGTGAGTAGTGTGATAAGGGAACAGGAGTCCTAGGTCCTTAACATTGTCTGATTTGTTTCAATGTGTTCTCCATTAAATGTCGACATTTCTAGACAGTGACATGTGGACATTTCTAGACTGAGACATGTGGACATTCTTTCAGAGatgattattacgtcctagcgGCCTTGACAAAATCTCCTACATGACTTTATAGAATGATAACTGTCGCGGTTTGAAGTCCGGCATTTTTGTCTCCAAGTGGTCAAACTGTATTGGTCAAACTGTATTGGTCAAACTGTATTGGTCAAACTGTATTGGTCAAGCTGTATTGGTCAAACTGTATTGCTCAAACTGTATTGCTCAAACTGTAATGGTCAAACTGTATTGCTCAAACTGTATTGCTCAAACTGTATTGCTCAAACTGTATTGCTCAAACTGGTATTGAACTGAATCTATTGCCATTACGTCTACAGATCTATCGCCCGGACAACTTCGTCTTTGGTCAATCTGGAGCCGGCAACAACTGGGCCAAGGGTCATTACACAGAAGGAGCGGAACTGTGTGATTCAGTTTTAGACATCATCAGAAAAGAAGCCGAGAGCTGCGACTGTCTGCAAGGATTCCAACTCACTCAGTCTTTAGGAGGGGGCTCTGGTTCCGGTAAGTTTTTATACTCTTTATTTTGCAATAATTTAACTCTAAACTTTGGTTTTTGTATGGGGTAAAATTAGCTTCGGAAATATCCGTATGATATCGCATTTTGATGTGTACATAGGTCCagtaaactatatatataaatatataacagtTTGTGCATGTTTTGGTATTAACTCTTGAAATACTGCTGTTTAGCATTGGATCAATTAACCCAACTAGTATAAAATATACTGTCTGTTTTTATGCAGCCACATTGAAGCATCTAGTTAGCTATTGCTCTCATGGATAAAGACAAAAATCtataatgaaattaaagaaaTTTGTGAAAGATTTGGAGCTACAATCAATTTGATTGGTTTCAATGGGTTAAAGTTAGGGCCTCACCACACCACGTGTTTACTCAATGCGTAGGACACATTGTGATGCTATACAGTCTGGGGTCAGGTCCAAAAAGTATATCACGACATCATTTCTAGGGTGTGCAACTAGTGACATATGGAGTTTTATGATCTagcatttgtttgtttgtatgtttgtttctGTCTTTCAAGTCTGTGAGTACagaatctcccccccccccctttccgccATCAACATTcttcaaatatgttccaataaacTTAAATGCTAGCTATTTTTGTTGAACCAGCATTGTGAGCAAATTACtcgcttttattgatttttactctaATGTAAAATCCcactgtttatgacatttatttaaatattattgcaAACCTCTAGTGACGCTACTGGTCCCTACAGTTCTTTGTATGTCCCTACAGTTCTTTGTATGTCCCTACAGTTATTTGTATGTCCCTACAGTTCTTTGTATGTCCCTACAGTTATTTGTATGTCCCTACAGTTCTTTGTATGTCCCTACAGTTATTTGTATGTCCCTACAGTTCTTTGTATGTCCCTACAGTTCTTTGTATGTCCCTACAGTTATTTGTATGTCGCTACAGTTATTTGTATGTCCCTACAGTTATTtgtatgcatgggcgtagccagggggggttcttggggttcaaaccccccccgaaatgaaatccccccccgcaggggggggggaacggaattaagtgaccgatttttgctttcattttgttcattttaggtgagattttaatactaaatcatcacttaccacagcacagccgagggggttttgagttaaaaaccctgtaccagggggttttgagtttaaacccccctaccagggggttttgagattttaaaaaactctatcagggggttttgagatacaaatccctctaccaggggggttttgagtttaaaaccccctaccaggggctttgagtttaaaaccccctacagggggttttgagttttaaaccccctaccagaggtttttgcagttaaatccccctcttctataaaacaaaacaaaaaaaaatgcaaacagcaatccccaaattccaacagcacaatTAAGGAAGAGTTAGGGTTAAaaccctctccaaaatttacgataaacccctcttcaatataaaaaagcaaattactcattcaaaattttatgagagtagccaaagggttttgagtttaacccccccccccctccagttggggtttgaagctaaaaagtacctcttcaatataaaaaaaaaaaaagcaaattacacactataaaatctatgagcgtagtcaaaggggttttgagtttaaatcccctcctccagatggctttttctttaaagttaaaaacccctccagatggttttgagtttaaaattcccctacagagcgtttagagttgaaaacctctctcttcaatattattttaaagcaaaaaacagtcaccaaattctatgatcgtagctaaatggggttttgaattaaaaaaaaaaactccagagagattttttagtttaacccctcaacagatgatttgacgaaaaaactttccttttcgatataaaatctaaagcaaaatacaggcatgtaataattgtaattccaaaagcgtagtcaagaaaggttacacatttctaccagtggcttgggctccattaataaagtgtgaatagtcttctgccgaaattgaaaaacattaaatgtggctcaacaaagatggctaagacagattttaggagtcagtcatagagatcgggtctaaatcaaagaaatcatatgccgaactgggagtcgaatccttagtaaggttgtgacagagcgtcgcatgaggttttgcgggacatgttctccgacaaaatgaattacgcaaaataagagttgcggaaacagctttccggaaaatgcgccgaacggcgcgagagggtctaagtcagtaagaatagcacattagctttttgaaataaaactttttaatagcaagataatgcactgtagatacctcagaatatgcattttgttggctttcaataccagaaatagtgctcggcggcggggcttcgccccgcgctgggggagcgctgcgagctccaccagacccccttgctagcaagggcgggcagtctacaataaacaataaacgtcttccgaaagggtcagaatgtaataaagattaattatgtacacacacacacacatataatttttttccgcgggggggggggggggcatcccccccaaaacccctcccgaaaaaaaaatcctggctacgcccatgtttgtATGTCCCTACAGTTCTTTGTATGTTCTACAGGTATGGGGACGCTTGTTATTAGCAAAGTCAGAGAGGAATATCCAGATCGTATCATGAGCACTTACTCCATCGTACCCTCGCCAAAAGTCTCTGACGTCGTAGTGGAGCCATACAACGCGACCTTGTCAGTGCATCAGGTCAGACTTTTTGGTGGACTGCTCGCCACTGGTGGCACGCTGTTTGTGTCACTTGGTGTCTAGCTAAACGTTTTAAGTGCTTGGTCATGTCAGTGTTTTGACTGGACACGTAGAGACACGTGCtgaattttgtgtgtgtctgtgtgtgtgtgtctgtgtgtgtactTGGTGATTTTGACACAATGGACGAGTTCAGTTTGGTAAACAACATTAAAGGTCACTTTGACAATGTGTATGTGGTCACTTTGACCATATGTATGAGGTCACTGTAACCATTTGTATGAAGTTATGTACACAGACAAGAAGCTCAGTTTTTGATTAAGTGCATACATTCAGCTTACAAACAATGCATGAAGTCAGCTAGCAACCAGTGCATGAAGTAAGGTAACAACCAGTGCATGAAGTCAGGTAACAACCAGTGCATGAAGTCAGGTAACAACCAGTGCATGAAGTAAGGTAACAACCAGTGCATGAAGTAAGCTAACAACCAATAGATGCAGTCAGCTAACAACCAGAGCATTAAGTCAGCTAACAACCAATGGATGCAGTCAGCTAACAACCAGTGCATTAAGTCAGCTAACAACTAGAGCATAAAGTCAGCTAACAACCAATGGATGCAGTTAGCTAACAACCAGAGCATTAAGTCAGCTAACAACCAGAGCATTAAGTCAGCTAACAACCAGAGCATTAAGTCAGCTAACAACCAGAGCATTAAGTCAGCTAACAACCAGAGCATTAAGTCAGCTAACAACCAGAGCATTAAGTCAGCTAACAACCAGAGCATTAAGTCAGCTAACAACCAGAGCATTAAGTCAGCTAACAACTAGAGCATTAAGTCAGCTAACAACCAATGGATGCAGTCAGCTAACAACCAGAGCATTAAGTCAGCTAACAACTAGAGCATTAAGTCAGCTAACAACCAATGGATGCAGTCAGCTAACAACCAGAGCATTAAGTCAGCTAACAACTAGAGCATTAAGTCAGCTAACAACCAATGGATGCAGTCAGCTAACAACCAGAGCATTAAGTCAGCTAACAACTAGAGCATTAAGTCAGCTAACAACCAATGGATGCAGTCAGCTAACAACCAATGGATGCAGTCAGCTAACAACCAGAGCATTAAGTCAGCTAACAACCAGAGCATTAAGTCAGCTAACAACCAGAGCATTAAGTCAGCTAACAACCAGAGCATTAAGTCAGCTAACAACTAGAGCATTAAGTCAGCTAACAACCAGAGCATTAAGTCAGCTAACAACCAATGGATGCAGTCAGCTAACAACCAATGGATGCAGTCAGCTAACAACCAGAGCATTAAGTCAGCTAACAACCAGAGCATTAAGTCAGCTAACAACTAGAGCATTAAGTCAGCTAACAACCAGAGCATTAAGTCAGCTAACAACCAATGGATGCAGTCAGCTAACAACCAATGGATGCAGTCAGCTAACAACCAGAGCATTAAGTCAGCTAACAACCAGAGCATTAAGTCAGCTAACAACTAGAGCATTAAGTCAGCTAACAACCAATGGATACAGTCAGCTAACATGTGCATGAAGTCTTTTTAACGATGTCATTATCATAGTTTATGCATGAGATGAATGTGACGCTATAACTATTACAGTGTTAGTGGATACGTTTATAAAACTGTGCATCATTAGTGCGAGACTTTGAATATAGATAGTATGATACCGAGATATGTTTTTATCTCCATCACACCAAACGGTCcaaactttgttgttgttgttttcattcGATAATTTGATTCTTTGAGACTAATGTTTGTGCAATACAAAAATCTGACCACTGAGCATTGCTAGTGAATATAATGTTAGGGTCTTATAGCATAAGTTACACTGacatatatagttcgtccatcgtggttcgatgatgaccactttgtcatccagggggctgagggctttgcaatgaggttttatgcctcctcatttGGCtgcctatgtgagcccggaatgttcggccgcacactcggcaggttattccagctggagctagtgtcattggccttgcttttcttctctggcgtttttcttctgccagcattgttctcttttcctcagcaacctgtgctcCAGTTTTCACAgggcgacgccatgatgctctgtcatgtgcctcccaggtgctgaacgccttcagagaagctttgagggtgacATATAAACCAGATATAACAATACCTTTTTAATTATGCTCTTCATAACAATGAAAGCTTAGTTGCTTAAGTCTTCAACAGTCTGCTAAATCATGCCAGTGGAAATGTTATTACATGGAAGTTTGCTTGTTTGGACGAAATGTTTATGTATCGGGTAatgtttaaattgtaaaaaaaataatttggcaAGTGGTGTGTTAGAAAATATGCTAATTAGCAGCTCGTTTAGCTGCCCCCTTACCACTCCTCTCCCGAAGATCACACCACCACAGTCCTTCCCCGCCCCGTCTCAAAAAggtgacaatttttttctctaattgaCTTTTAAGTGAATGCTTCTTAGAGCTAAAAGTTTGTCGGATACTTGATTTTAAATTGTAATCAACTGCGGCGCGTGCAATGGAACAAGGGTAGAGTTTAAGtcataaaaaaatgattacttttattaatttaaGTAATTATAAACAGGGTAGAGTTTAAGTCATGCAAAATGATGACTTTTATGTAAAGTAATTATAAATTGCTCTTTCAAACAATTTAGGCAACTTGTTTTAATAGTTCCATTATTACTTTACTAAACTGGCACAGTTAAAGTAGATTTGCAATCTTGACGCAATCTTCTATATAAATGCTTTCTGTGTACTTGGGTCCTCATCCTTTTCTAGACCTGACCCCCAACTTAACTACCACAATTGAACAATACATTAGTTTTAGTAAAAGATGCGCCATACAGTTTTCTGTCatgtagacacacacacacctggacttgtatcatttaaatataaaaggcTATCGACCAGACTTTGCTTACGTCTTCAATCTGTTCTCGTCCTTAGCTCGTTGAGAATACGGATATGACGTATACTATCGACAACGAGGCTCTCTACGACATTTGCTTTCGAACTCTGAAGCTAACCACGCCCACCTATGGCGATTTAAATCACCTGATCTCGGCCACCTTGTCCGGCACTACAACATGTCTCCGGTTCCCTGGTCAACTGAACTCTGACCTCAGGAAACTGTGCGTCAACATGGTGCCGTTTCCACGTCTGCACTTCTTTATTCCAGGATTCGCGCCTCTAACATCACGTGGGTCTCAGCAGGTAAGAGGTGTAAAGGTTGTTTCACACCATTGTGACGTCATGTTCTATTAATACCATTGTGACATAGTCATGTTCTATTAACAGCATTGTGACATAGTCATGTTCTATTAATGACGTCTGAAGTCAGTATATTCTACAATAAAATAGCAACATGACCTTTTAATCGAAACCTTTGATGCAACTTAGTTTTGGACGAAGACAAAAGTTtgtaaccagacagacagaacatAAAACATCAAGAATATTTACACGCTTGTTACTTAGTCCATTAAAATTGGAAACTACATAGAGTGCAAATTAATAAACATTTGGAACAGACGTTTCTTAAGTTGAGACATAAGCTTCTATATAGATCCCTTGAGATCTTAGAAGGCAACTCTCCTAAAAGAGTTCAGTGCTTTTTAAAGTATGTTATTGGTGGCTAGAGaaattaatattacatttactaAGACATTCAAAAATAgaatctgtatatatatatatatataattttagtaAGAAATAGTctcaatttatttattgtttttattttcaatgattTTAGTTCTTGataattataatgtaaagtttttaattatttttttttaagaaaacaaataaataagcgCCATTAGCAATAAACTCTAACTGACACTAATTCTACAGTGAACTAAGATAAAATAGACCAGAAAGTATGTGGACATAGAAAGTACGCTGTTTTtgaagtcattttttaaatcgttAAAAATAGAACAACACGTTAAGACTCTGTACTTTTCAACCTCCTCCTCAAATTGTAGACCTATCTGTTCCACAGTACCGAGCCATCACAGTGCCAGAACTGACCCAGCAAATGTTTGACGCCAAGAACATGATGGCCGCCTGTGATCCAAGACACGGCCGCTACCTGACAGTTGCGTGTATCTTTAGAGGACGTATGTCCATGAAAGGTGAACATTATTTGTTTTGCATTGTTGCCACTAGTAGTGTTGCTAGGGAACGGCgtctcaaaatattttgtcttcctATCTCAAACGATAGTTTTTCATCCAGACATGTTGATCAAGTCTCGGCCCATCTCATGAAACCTTAAATCTCTACATCTAATATTTTTTGCTTGATTACAGCcgtcttgacctactttaataAAGGGTCAATCTTTGGCTCTCTTGGCCGATTGTAGTTGAGACTATTGATTATCGTTTAGGACTTACTTTcctttaggaccaatattttgcTGACTTGACCTTAATTTAAGGCCAATGTTTTGCTCTAATTACCTACTTTAGTTTAAGGCCAATGTTTTGCTCTAATGACCTACTTTAGTTTAAGGCCAATGTTTGGCTGTTTTGACCTACTTTAGTTTAGGGCCAATATTTGGCTGTTTTGACCTACGTTAGTTTAGGGCCAATATTTGGCTGTTTTGACCTACTTTAGTTTAGGGCCAATGTTTGGCTGCTTTGACCTACTTTAGTTTAGGGCCAATGTTTGGCTGTTTTGACCTACGTTAGTTTAGGACCAATGTTTGGCTGTTTTGACCTACTTTAGTTTAGGGCCAATGTTTGGCTGCTTTGACCTACTTTAGTTTAGGGCCAATGTTTCCTCTTCAGAGGTGGATGAACAAATGCTGAATGTCCAGAACAAAAACTCTTCCTATTTTGTGGAATG includes:
- the LOC106079348 gene encoding tubulin beta-4B chain-like, with amino-acid sequence MREIVHIQCGQCGNQIGAKFWEVLSDEHGIDPTGTYHGDSDLQLERINVYFNEATGGKYVPRAVLVDLEPGTMDSVRSGPFGQIYRPDNFVFGQSGAGNNWAKGHYTEGAELCDSVLDIIRKEAESCDCLQGFQLTQSLGGGSGSGMGTLVISKVREEYPDRIMSTYSIVPSPKVSDVVVEPYNATLSVHQLVENTDMTYTIDNEALYDICFRTLKLTTPTYGDLNHLISATLSGTTTCLRFPGQLNSDLRKLCVNMVPFPRLHFFIPGFAPLTSRGSQQYRAITVPELTQQMFDAKNMMAACDPRHGRYLTVACIFRGRMSMKEVDEQMLNVQNKNSSYFVEWIPSNVKTAVCDIPPRGLKLASTFVGNTTAIQELFKRVAEQFTAMFRRKAFLHWYTGEGMDEMEFTEAESNMNDLVSEYQQYQDATAEEAGEAEEEEEEETA